The Klebsiella sp. RIT-PI-d genomic sequence GTAGAGAGCGTGAGTGGATTACATCAGCACGACTATTACGAGTTTACCATTGTCCTGACCGGAAGCTGCTATCAGGAGATCAACGGCAAACGTGTACTGCTGGAGAGAGGTGATTTTGTCTTTATTCCCGTCGGCTCTCATCATCAGACGTTTTATGATTTTGGCATGACGCGTATTTTAAATATGGGGATCCGCCGTTCGTTCTTCGATGAGCACTATCTTTACCTGTTGCCGTTTTGCTTCGTGGCGTCACAAAAATATCATATACAGAAGCAATTTCTGACCTACATCGAATCGGTGATCGCCTCGCTGGACTTTTGCGATAATGAATTTGATGAGTTTAACAAGCTACTGGCTTTTTATGTCGTCAACCGCTTACAGCATTTTAAAGAGCAAATAGAAGATGATGATATACCCGTATGGCTCAGGCGAACGGTAAAAGAAATGCATGATAAAGCCATGTTTGGTGAGAATGCGCTGGAGAAAATGATTACGGTTTCAGGCAAGAGCCAGGCTTATCTGACGCGCTCTACGCAGAAATACTATAATAAAACACCAGTGCAAATTATTAATGAGATCCGAATTAATTTCTGCAAGAAGCAGCTGGAAACGACTAATTTCTCGGTAGCCGATATCGCTTATGATTCCGGATTCAGCAGTCCCTGTATTTTTATTAAAACATTTAAGAAATTAACCGCGTTTACGCCAGGCTCGTATCGTAAGCAACACTGTAGTCAGTAAACGTAACGCTTTTCTGAAAGCGAATAATCATCGTCTGAATTTTTATATTAATTTCAATCCATGAATAATGGGTTCCGTGAAATAATTAAGCGACAGTAATCATTTACTGGACGGGAGTTTATATGAAAACGTTAAAAGTGGTCACCATTGGTGGTGGCAGCAGCTATACCCCGGAATTACTTGAAGGTTTTATTAAACGCTATGATGAATTACCGGTCAGCGAACTATGGCTGGTCGATGTAGAAGAGGGGCAGGAGAAACTCGATATTATTCATGCCCTGTGTCAACGAATGGTCGAAAAAGCCGGTGTGCCGCTGAAAGTGTTCAAGACGCTGGATCGTCGTCAGGCGCTACAGGGTGCCGACTTTGTAACAACCCAACTCCGCGTTGGCCAGCTTAAAGCACGTGAAAAGGATGAAAGTATCCCGTTAAGTCACGGCTATCTGGGGCAGGAAACCAACGGTGCCGGCGGTTTATTTAAAGGTCTGCGTACTATCCCGGTTATTTTCGACATCATTAAAGATGTTGAAGAAATTTGCCCGCAGGCATGGATTATTAACTTTACCAACCCGGCCGGGATGGTTACGGAAGCCGTATACCGCCACACCAATTTTAAACGCTTTATTGGCGTTTGTAATGTGCCCATCGGGATGAAAATGTTTGTCCGCGATGTACTAAAACTGGAAGAAAGCGACGATCTGTCTGTCGATCTCTTTGGTCTTAACCACATGGTCTTTATTAAAGACGTGCTGGTGAACGGCCAGTCGCGTTTTGCCGAGCTGATTGACGGCGTGGCATCCGGCACCCTGAAGGCAAAAACCGTCAAAAATATCTTTGGCCTGCCGTTTAATGAGGGACTGATCCGGGC encodes the following:
- the chbR gene encoding transcriptional regulator ChbR, with translation MEIKTVRASQFMNNEDFHMFIFDKVESVSGLHQHDYYEFTIVLTGSCYQEINGKRVLLERGDFVFIPVGSHHQTFYDFGMTRILNMGIRRSFFDEHYLYLLPFCFVASQKYHIQKQFLTYIESVIASLDFCDNEFDEFNKLLAFYVVNRLQHFKEQIEDDDIPVWLRRTVKEMHDKAMFGENALEKMITVSGKSQAYLTRSTQKYYNKTPVQIINEIRINFCKKQLETTNFSVADIAYDSGFSSPCIFIKTFKKLTAFTPGSYRKQHCSQ
- a CDS encoding 6-phospho-beta-glucosidase; its protein translation is MKTLKVVTIGGGSSYTPELLEGFIKRYDELPVSELWLVDVEEGQEKLDIIHALCQRMVEKAGVPLKVFKTLDRRQALQGADFVTTQLRVGQLKAREKDESIPLSHGYLGQETNGAGGLFKGLRTIPVIFDIIKDVEEICPQAWIINFTNPAGMVTEAVYRHTNFKRFIGVCNVPIGMKMFVRDVLKLEESDDLSVDLFGLNHMVFIKDVLVNGQSRFAELIDGVASGTLKAKTVKNIFGLPFNEGLIRALNLLPCSYLQYYFKHKEMLAIEMAEFYKGGARAQVVQQLEKKLFELYKDPSLDTKPTELEQRGGAYYSDAACEVINAIYNDKHTEHYINIPHQGSVQNIPSDWTVEMTCLLGSDGATPHPRITHFDEKVMGLIYSIKCFEIAASKAALSGEFNDALLALNVNPLMRSDNDAEVLVRELLLAHQQHLPQFATAIAALNAPQEAPHETSVNR